A portion of the Luxibacter massiliensis genome contains these proteins:
- a CDS encoding ABC transporter ATP-binding protein/permease, which translates to MLQIQHICKEYRTGTLVQKALDDVSLNLRDNEFVAILGPSGSGKTTLLNIIGGLDRYDSGDLIINGVSTKKYKDRDWDSYRNHTIGFVFQSYNLIPHQTVLANVELALTISGIGKAQRRQRAVEALKQVGLGEQLHKKPNQMSGGQMQRVAIARALVNDPDILLADEPTGALDSDTSVQVMDLLKEVARDRLVVMVTHNPELAEQYANRIVTLKDGVIRSDTNPYEIDSSGLGEPEHRNMGKSSMSFRTALSLSFNNLRTKKARTLLTSFAGSIGIIGIALILSLSTGVNQYIKNVEEETLSEYPLQIQSTGFDMTSMLIGDDKGSGEDDKDGQGKNNQGNGSDEGDVQVIQMVTNMFSTMDANDLESLKKYLDSGQSGVEKYTNAVEYSYSISPQIFREHKDTIRQVNPDKSFSSLGFGSSSGSNSLMSSMMSTDVFYEMPKNSGLYEKQYDVKKGRWPEKYNECVVVLTSGGSISDFMLYTLGLRDPLELDEMIQQFIGEEKIHIPSDIGEYSYSDIVGTKFKLVNSSSYYEYDSQYHLWKDKTDNEAYMKQLVKDGEDLTVVGIVQPSKDANATALSPGIAYPESLTEHVAKEAEKSQIVKQQLESQDINVFTGKKFGEKSEDGLDTESLFTVDTEALEKAFGFDESALSGMGDSMDLSSLSGALNLENVFTAGGDSLDLSGMVDLGTINLDLAGLPQMDLGALLSGLDLSVSPDGMKNMASSLLEGYQQYAAENPRADYSGLGQSFMDYLRTPESKAILKEAIEGIIRENGNVTVTTEQMQALVQSVMEGYAAYIGGLGLGDIDSENFDEYLMEYLQTEDAQGRMAAWAGEVYEQNGNIEVSAEQLEGLADKMVQGYLSYASSNGLPDPSKMGEYFVEYLNTPDGQKRLSGGITGMVDMDSLNTQISGAAQDYMQQAAGAYMGALSGGIQTQITSAMEQVVSQLSTGIESAMKQAMTQVGTQIQTALSEGMKIDADAFADAFQMNMNEEELTELMMSMNSGQGVSYDGNLQKLGYVDFDVPAGIDIYPKDFESKEQVVKILDGYNSQMEAQGKDEQVITYTDVVGTLMSSVTDIVDIISYVLIAFVAISLIVSSIMIGVITYISVLERKKEIGILRAIGASKGNVSQVFNAETFIIGLCAGLIGIGLTLLLLIPGNALIHHLADTNDVSAVLPAVPALVLVLLSVLLTLAGGLIPSRKAAKSDPVTALRTE; encoded by the coding sequence ATGCTGCAGATTCAACACATATGTAAGGAATACCGGACCGGGACACTGGTGCAGAAAGCGCTGGACGATGTGAGCCTGAACTTGAGGGACAATGAGTTTGTGGCCATTTTAGGCCCCAGCGGTTCCGGAAAGACGACGCTGCTTAATATCATTGGAGGTTTGGACAGGTATGACAGTGGAGATTTAATTATCAACGGGGTTTCCACCAAAAAATATAAGGACAGAGATTGGGATTCATACAGGAACCATACCATTGGGTTCGTGTTCCAGAGTTACAACCTCATCCCCCATCAGACAGTCCTGGCAAATGTGGAGCTGGCCTTAACAATATCGGGGATTGGAAAGGCCCAGAGGAGGCAGCGGGCAGTGGAGGCTTTAAAGCAGGTAGGCCTTGGGGAACAGCTGCACAAAAAGCCAAACCAGATGTCAGGAGGGCAGATGCAGAGGGTGGCTATTGCCAGGGCTCTTGTCAATGATCCTGATATTTTATTGGCTGACGAACCTACGGGAGCGCTGGACAGTGACACCAGCGTCCAGGTTATGGACCTTCTTAAGGAAGTGGCCAGAGACAGGCTTGTGGTCATGGTGACTCACAACCCAGAGCTGGCAGAACAATATGCCAACCGTATAGTAACCTTAAAAGATGGTGTGATCCGGTCAGATACCAATCCCTATGAAATCGACAGCAGCGGCCTTGGGGAACCTGAGCACAGGAATATGGGGAAATCCTCTATGTCATTTCGGACTGCCCTGTCTTTAAGCTTTAATAATCTGAGGACAAAGAAAGCCAGGACACTGCTCACCTCCTTTGCAGGCTCTATCGGCATTATTGGGATTGCACTGATTTTATCCTTGTCTACGGGAGTAAACCAGTATATTAAGAATGTGGAAGAAGAAACTTTGTCGGAGTACCCTCTGCAGATTCAAAGCACTGGGTTTGATATGACATCTATGCTTATCGGCGATGATAAAGGCAGCGGGGAAGATGACAAAGACGGCCAGGGCAAGAACAATCAGGGGAACGGGTCAGATGAGGGGGACGTACAGGTAATTCAGATGGTGACAAATATGTTTTCCACGATGGATGCCAATGACCTGGAATCTTTGAAGAAGTACCTTGACAGTGGGCAGAGCGGCGTAGAAAAGTATACCAATGCGGTGGAGTATTCTTATAGTATTTCCCCACAGATTTTCCGCGAGCATAAAGACACGATCCGGCAGGTGAACCCGGATAAATCCTTTAGCTCCCTGGGTTTTGGCTCCTCCTCAGGCTCCAATAGTTTGATGTCGTCTATGATGAGTACAGATGTGTTTTATGAAATGCCCAAGAACAGCGGCCTCTATGAGAAACAGTATGATGTGAAAAAAGGCAGATGGCCTGAGAAATATAATGAGTGTGTTGTGGTGCTTACTTCTGGGGGGAGCATCAGTGATTTTATGCTTTATACCCTGGGATTAAGAGATCCCCTGGAGCTAGATGAGATGATCCAGCAGTTTATTGGTGAAGAGAAAATCCATATTCCATCAGATATCGGGGAATATTCTTACTCAGACATTGTGGGCACAAAGTTTAAGCTGGTAAACAGTTCATCTTATTATGAATATGACAGCCAGTATCATTTGTGGAAAGATAAGACAGACAATGAAGCGTACATGAAACAACTGGTGAAAGACGGTGAGGATCTCACAGTTGTAGGGATTGTGCAGCCGTCAAAGGACGCAAATGCAACAGCGCTCTCTCCGGGAATCGCTTACCCGGAATCTTTGACAGAGCATGTGGCAAAAGAGGCAGAAAAAAGCCAGATTGTGAAGCAGCAGTTAGAGTCCCAGGACATAAATGTATTTACGGGCAAAAAATTTGGAGAGAAGAGTGAGGACGGACTGGACACAGAATCTTTGTTTACTGTGGATACGGAGGCTCTGGAAAAGGCATTTGGATTTGATGAAAGTGCTTTAAGCGGCATGGGTGATTCCATGGACCTGTCATCCCTGTCGGGCGCCCTTAATTTGGAAAATGTGTTTACTGCAGGGGGCGACAGCCTGGATTTGTCAGGGATGGTAGATTTGGGAACCATCAACTTAGACTTGGCCGGCCTTCCCCAGATGGATTTGGGGGCATTACTGTCAGGACTGGATCTGTCAGTGTCCCCTGATGGAATGAAAAATATGGCCTCCAGCCTTTTAGAAGGCTATCAGCAGTATGCTGCAGAGAACCCCCGGGCAGACTATTCTGGACTTGGCCAGAGCTTCATGGATTATCTTAGAACACCCGAGTCCAAGGCAATTTTGAAAGAAGCAATTGAGGGGATTATCAGAGAAAACGGAAATGTGACTGTCACAACAGAACAGATGCAGGCCTTAGTACAGAGTGTTATGGAAGGGTATGCCGCATATATTGGGGGACTCGGACTGGGGGACATTGATTCTGAGAATTTTGATGAATATTTAATGGAGTATCTTCAGACAGAGGATGCCCAAGGCAGGATGGCGGCTTGGGCCGGTGAAGTGTACGAACAAAATGGCAATATTGAGGTTTCGGCGGAACAGCTGGAAGGACTGGCTGACAAGATGGTGCAGGGGTACCTTTCTTACGCATCATCCAACGGCCTGCCCGACCCTTCCAAAATGGGCGAGTATTTTGTGGAATATTTAAATACCCCTGACGGGCAGAAGCGGCTCTCAGGCGGCATTACAGGGATGGTGGACATGGACAGCCTAAATACCCAGATATCAGGTGCGGCCCAGGATTACATGCAGCAGGCCGCGGGGGCCTATATGGGGGCCTTATCAGGGGGCATACAGACACAGATTACATCTGCAATGGAGCAGGTAGTGTCCCAGCTTAGCACAGGGATTGAGAGTGCAATGAAGCAGGCCATGACACAGGTGGGGACACAAATACAGACAGCTCTTTCTGAGGGCATGAAAATTGATGCAGATGCCTTTGCGGATGCTTTTCAAATGAATATGAATGAAGAGGAATTGACAGAACTTATGATGTCTATGAATTCTGGCCAAGGCGTGTCTTATGACGGCAATCTGCAGAAATTAGGTTACGTGGACTTTGACGTGCCGGCAGGTATAGATATCTATCCCAAGGACTTTGAGAGCAAGGAGCAGGTGGTAAAAATTCTTGACGGTTACAACAGCCAAATGGAGGCCCAGGGGAAAGATGAGCAGGTAATCACCTATACGGATGTGGTAGGAACTTTGATGTCATCGGTGACAGATATTGTGGATATTATCAGCTATGTGCTCATTGCTTTTGTGGCCATATCCCTGATTGTGTCATCTATTATGATTGGAGTCATCACCTATATTAGTGTGTTAGAGAGAAAGAAAGAAATAGGCATCCTGCGTGCTATTGGAGCGTCAAAGGGGAATGTATCCCAGGTGTTTAATGCAGAAACCTTTATTATAGGGTTATGCGCAGGACTGATCGGCATCGGGCTGACTCTGCTTTTGCTGATTCCGGGAAATGCCCTGATTCATCATCTTGCAGACACGAATGACGTAAGTGCAGTCCTGCCTGCTGTGCCGGCTCTGGTGCTGGTACTGCTCAGTGTGCTGCTTACACTGGCAGGGGGACTGATTCCCTCCAGGAAGGCGGCAAAGAGCGACCCGGTGACAGCGCTGCGGACAGAATAA
- a CDS encoding 6-phospho-alpha-glucosidase: protein MEKYAITVAGGGSTFTPGIVLMLLDHQDRFPIRSIKFYDNDPERQEIVAKACEIYLKENAPEIEFSYTTDPEAAFTGIDFVLAHIRVGKYAMREKDEKIPLKYGVVGQETCGPGGLAYGMRSIGGVIEILDYMEKYSPNAWMLNYSNPAAIVAEATRRLRPDSKILNICDMPIDLEEKMASMCGIKSRKEMVVSYYGLNHFGWWSKIYDKDGRDLLPQIRAYVKENGFAQAASETNQHIDQSWRETFTKARDVYALDPETIPNTYLKYYLYPDYVVEHSNPEYTRANEVMDGREKQVFGACRQIIEKGTAKDGGFEADVHASYIVDLACAIAKNTQERFLLIVPNEGAVENFDRTAMVEIPCIVGSNGYERICQGAIPQFQKGLMEQQVSVEKLCVEAWIEGSYQKMWQALTLSKTVPSAGVAKKILDEMIEANKGYWPELN from the coding sequence ATGGAAAAATATGCAATTACAGTGGCAGGCGGCGGAAGTACATTTACACCAGGAATTGTCTTAATGTTGTTGGATCATCAGGACCGGTTTCCTATCCGTTCCATCAAGTTCTATGACAATGATCCAGAAAGACAGGAAATTGTGGCAAAGGCATGTGAGATTTATTTGAAGGAAAATGCCCCGGAGATTGAGTTTTCTTATACCACGGACCCGGAGGCCGCCTTTACCGGCATAGACTTTGTACTGGCCCATATCCGTGTGGGGAAATATGCAATGCGTGAGAAAGATGAAAAGATTCCTCTGAAGTATGGCGTTGTAGGCCAGGAGACTTGCGGGCCAGGCGGACTGGCATACGGTATGCGTTCCATTGGCGGTGTAATTGAGATCCTGGATTATATGGAGAAATATTCTCCCAATGCCTGGATGCTGAATTATTCCAACCCGGCGGCTATTGTGGCCGAGGCCACCAGAAGGCTGCGCCCTGATTCCAAGATCCTGAATATCTGTGACATGCCCATTGACCTGGAAGAGAAGATGGCGTCTATGTGTGGTATTAAATCCAGAAAAGAGATGGTTGTCTCCTATTATGGCTTAAATCATTTTGGGTGGTGGTCTAAGATTTATGACAAAGATGGCCGTGACTTGCTGCCACAGATCCGGGCCTATGTAAAAGAGAATGGGTTTGCACAGGCAGCCTCTGAGACAAACCAGCATATAGACCAGAGCTGGAGGGAGACATTTACAAAAGCCAGAGATGTATATGCCCTGGACCCAGAGACAATTCCAAATACATACCTGAAATACTACCTGTATCCTGATTATGTGGTAGAGCACTCAAACCCAGAATATACCCGTGCAAATGAAGTGATGGATGGGCGTGAAAAACAGGTATTTGGGGCCTGCAGGCAGATTATTGAGAAAGGGACTGCAAAAGACGGCGGCTTTGAGGCCGATGTACATGCTTCTTATATTGTGGACTTAGCTTGTGCAATTGCTAAAAATACACAAGAGAGATTTTTATTGATTGTGCCCAATGAGGGGGCCGTAGAGAATTTTGACAGGACTGCCATGGTAGAAATCCCTTGTATTGTGGGGAGTAACGGATACGAAAGAATCTGCCAGGGGGCAATACCGCAGTTCCAGAAGGGATTGATGGAGCAGCAGGTGAGTGTGGAGAAGCTCTGCGTGGAAGCATGGATTGAGGGGAGCTATCAAAAGATGTGGCAGGCATTGACACTGTCTAAAACAGTTCCCAGCGCCGGAGTCGCCAAGAAAATCCTGGATGAAATGATAGAGGCAAATAAGGGATATTGGCCGGAATTGAACTAA
- a CDS encoding alpha-glucoside-specific PTS transporter subunit IIBC, translating to MMQKIQRFGGAMFTPVLLFAFGGIMAGLSTLFMNEQIMGSLADPDGMWYQIWNVVNQGSWTVFNNMPLVFVIGLPVGLAKKQNARACLEALVIYLTFNYFVSTILSQWGAVFGVDFTQDAGSGSGLATVAGIKTLDMGMMGAIAIAAVVVWLHNKYFDTQLPEFLGIFKGSTFIYILGFFAMIPIAFLAVLVWPKVQMAISMLQTFLAGAGAAGVGIYSFLNRILIPTGLHHFVYSPFLYDNVAVQGGIVTYWTQHMGDFLASGVPLKELFPQGGFALYGMEKIFGSVGIALAFYSTAKKERKKQVAGLLIPITLTAVVAGVTEPLEFTFLFICPPLFALHSVLAGIMDMVVYMAGVVGNFSGGLIEFAAINWIPLGSVYWMTYVKQILIGIIFIGVYFVVFRAVILKFDIKTPGREDGEDVKFFSKADFKEKQAGVKGQNAYRKRAADFLDAVGGPANIKDVTNCATRLRLTVRDVSLVQDVAVFKAAGAHGLVNKGNAVQIIVGMDVANVRDEFEALMEKGGEEGAAKAKIRLQSPAAGTVIPLGEMKDEAFASGAMGLGAAVVPEEGMVYAPADGEVSLVFDTKHAVGITTEEGVEILLHIGIDTVKLKGRGFTSYVESGDKVKQGDKLVSFDREAIAEDGYDTTIAVLVTNSGNYKKVLAIPGRASSADTCIEIQQ from the coding sequence ATGATGCAGAAGATTCAGCGGTTTGGCGGTGCAATGTTTACGCCGGTTCTGCTGTTTGCATTTGGGGGAATTATGGCAGGGTTGTCCACTCTGTTTATGAATGAGCAGATTATGGGAAGCCTGGCTGACCCGGATGGGATGTGGTACCAGATATGGAATGTGGTGAACCAAGGGTCGTGGACAGTATTTAATAATATGCCGTTGGTGTTTGTAATCGGACTCCCCGTGGGGCTGGCCAAAAAACAGAATGCAAGGGCCTGTCTTGAGGCATTGGTTATTTATTTGACATTTAATTATTTTGTGAGTACGATCCTTTCCCAGTGGGGCGCGGTATTTGGCGTGGATTTTACCCAGGATGCGGGAAGCGGCTCAGGCCTTGCGACTGTGGCGGGCATAAAGACGCTGGATATGGGAATGATGGGGGCAATTGCGATAGCTGCGGTAGTTGTGTGGCTGCACAACAAATATTTTGACACCCAGCTCCCCGAGTTTTTGGGAATCTTTAAAGGTTCTACTTTTATATACATATTAGGGTTCTTTGCCATGATCCCCATAGCTTTCCTGGCAGTGCTTGTATGGCCCAAGGTGCAGATGGCCATCAGTATGCTTCAGACATTTTTAGCTGGCGCAGGGGCGGCAGGCGTGGGAATCTATTCATTCCTCAACAGAATCCTGATCCCCACGGGCCTGCACCACTTTGTATACTCTCCGTTCCTCTACGACAATGTGGCAGTCCAGGGCGGCATTGTAACATACTGGACACAGCATATGGGCGACTTCCTGGCGTCAGGAGTTCCGCTGAAGGAACTTTTCCCACAGGGCGGCTTTGCACTGTACGGAATGGAAAAGATTTTTGGGTCTGTAGGCATTGCCCTTGCCTTTTACTCCACAGCTAAGAAGGAGCGTAAAAAGCAGGTAGCTGGCCTTTTAATCCCCATTACCCTGACAGCAGTGGTGGCAGGGGTGACAGAGCCGCTGGAATTTACCTTCTTGTTTATCTGCCCTCCGCTGTTTGCGCTGCACTCTGTGCTGGCAGGCATTATGGATATGGTCGTCTATATGGCGGGGGTTGTGGGAAACTTTTCAGGGGGCCTGATCGAGTTTGCGGCAATTAACTGGATACCGCTGGGCAGTGTATATTGGATGACCTATGTAAAGCAGATTCTCATAGGAATTATATTTATCGGTGTTTATTTCGTGGTTTTCAGGGCCGTTATCCTGAAATTTGATATAAAAACTCCGGGGCGTGAAGACGGTGAGGATGTAAAATTCTTTTCCAAGGCAGATTTTAAAGAGAAGCAGGCCGGGGTTAAAGGCCAGAATGCATACCGAAAGAGGGCCGCAGATTTTCTTGATGCAGTAGGCGGCCCTGCAAACATAAAGGATGTGACAAACTGTGCAACCAGGCTTAGGCTGACAGTCAGGGATGTCTCATTGGTACAGGATGTGGCTGTGTTTAAGGCGGCCGGTGCACATGGCCTTGTCAATAAAGGAAATGCAGTGCAGATTATTGTAGGTATGGATGTGGCCAATGTCAGGGATGAGTTTGAAGCCTTGATGGAAAAAGGCGGAGAGGAAGGGGCGGCAAAAGCTAAAATCCGCCTGCAGTCGCCTGCAGCCGGAACAGTCATTCCTCTTGGAGAGATGAAGGATGAGGCATTTGCTTCCGGCGCCATGGGACTGGGGGCAGCGGTTGTACCTGAGGAAGGCATGGTGTATGCACCCGCAGATGGTGAAGTATCATTGGTATTTGACACAAAACATGCCGTGGGGATTACGACAGAGGAGGGTGTGGAAATCCTGCTTCATATAGGCATTGACACGGTGAAACTAAAAGGCCGGGGATTTACTTCCTATGTAGAGTCTGGGGACAAAGTGAAACAGGGAGATAAACTGGTATCTTTTGACAGAGAGGCAATCGCTGAGGACGGGTATGATACGACAATAGCGGTGCTGGTGACAAACAGCGGCAATTACAAGAAAGTCCTGGCTATACCGGGCAGGGCGTCGTCCGCAGATACTTGTATCGAAATCCAGCAGTAA
- a CDS encoding MurR/RpiR family transcriptional regulator — MAIADLVKLNYKKLNENDLYIWNYIENHKSECSHCTIEELAKKCSVSRTTVLRFAKKLDMDGFSELKIHLKMEKDRVARPQRDIVKQVCDDYRKKIDEMEKSDYSDICRLIYEAKRVFVYGSGAVQSFVAQEFKRAFLSAQICMYHIEGHRGEQDLIVDLLREGDVVIIVSLSGESSHVIDFARMLKLKGIQVISMTKMKNNTLAQLSTESLYVSTSNVGTAHIENYETTTLFFMTVEMLLIKYLLYQEMRCEKEVQ; from the coding sequence ATGGCAATCGCAGATTTAGTAAAGCTGAACTATAAGAAGCTGAATGAAAACGATTTATATATCTGGAATTATATAGAGAACCACAAATCAGAATGCAGCCACTGTACTATTGAAGAGCTGGCAAAAAAGTGCAGTGTGTCCCGGACGACGGTCCTGCGTTTTGCAAAGAAGCTGGATATGGACGGGTTCAGTGAATTGAAAATCCATCTGAAGATGGAAAAAGACCGTGTGGCGAGGCCCCAGAGGGATATTGTGAAGCAGGTTTGTGACGACTACCGCAAGAAAATTGATGAGATGGAAAAGAGTGATTATTCTGACATCTGCCGCCTGATTTATGAAGCGAAACGGGTATTTGTCTATGGGTCCGGTGCGGTCCAATCTTTTGTGGCCCAGGAATTTAAACGGGCATTTCTTTCCGCCCAAATTTGTATGTACCATATTGAGGGGCACCGGGGGGAGCAGGATTTAATTGTGGATCTGCTCCGTGAAGGGGATGTTGTAATCATAGTATCCCTGTCTGGTGAATCCAGCCATGTGATCGATTTTGCCAGGATGCTGAAGCTGAAAGGGATCCAAGTCATCTCCATGACTAAGATGAAAAACAATACACTGGCACAGTTAAGCACAGAGAGCCTGTATGTCAGCACTTCCAACGTGGGAACCGCCCATATAGAAAACTATGAGACAACGACACTGTTTTTTATGACAGTGGAGATGCTGCTTATAAAATATTTGCTGTACCAGGAAATGCGATGTGAGAAAGAAGTACAATAG
- a CDS encoding methyl-accepting chemotaxis protein yields the protein MKTRGKNRGHSLTGRMAVLISIIFCLSVIVIFIFNFFITRRIIRSNMEANVSQTVKYYETEVNSWLEIRIDQLNLLKHSIERLPAEQRTREVVTNLVVSSAEYGTDFGGITDYIVFPDKTMISGDGWVPEAGYDPTSTEYYQNASKGELYISSPYVDATTGEFIITIAAPVTVDGSLYAVVGRDLTISEVKSIVDGYQTADGSYLYLLDKEGNILSHQNGDFQPTGDKVVNVSDVSMDILQSVADADQTVKANDYDNAKKNFLAMTEPESQWVVGLVYPNSIIEDELEKQIVTNLVVFIIALLVSLAIVITVLRKKLLPISQVVKAAENIEKGHLQVELDVNSDDEIGRLANTFYNTAEYLRRIIGEISTILTQISSGNLNIHAEEDYRGDFVRIHEALEKITHNLNDVIGGIDDAADQVAGGATQVADSAQILSQGAVEQSGQIEELVRGMDRVKDTVNENAARCEEAGEVTNNVAQKLEESNQHMHEMVDAMNKISHSSDEIGKIIKTIEDIAFQTNILALNAAVEAARAGEAGKGFAVVADEVRNLAAKSAEAAKNTTTLIETSISTVGEGTRVAGETAESLTEAVDAAKEVVEEIKRIVQLSNEQADEINQISSGISDISQVVQSNSASAEESAATSEELSSQAHTVKALLGRFQRR from the coding sequence TTGAAAACCAGAGGGAAAAACAGGGGACATTCTTTGACGGGGCGGATGGCTGTTCTAATCAGTATTATTTTCTGTTTATCCGTTATTGTTATTTTTATTTTCAACTTCTTTATAACCAGGAGAATTATAAGAAGTAATATGGAGGCAAATGTCAGCCAGACTGTGAAATATTATGAAACGGAGGTCAACAGCTGGCTGGAAATACGTATCGACCAGCTTAATCTCCTCAAACATTCAATTGAGCGGCTGCCGGCGGAGCAGCGCACCAGAGAGGTTGTGACAAATCTTGTGGTAAGCTCCGCGGAATACGGCACAGATTTTGGGGGCATTACAGACTATATTGTATTTCCAGATAAAACCATGATCTCCGGCGACGGCTGGGTTCCAGAGGCAGGGTATGACCCTACATCTACAGAATATTATCAGAATGCATCTAAAGGAGAACTGTACATATCTTCTCCGTATGTAGATGCCACCACGGGAGAGTTCATCATCACTATTGCCGCGCCGGTTACTGTGGACGGCAGCCTATATGCAGTGGTAGGCAGGGATCTGACCATCTCTGAAGTCAAGTCTATTGTGGATGGTTATCAGACGGCAGACGGGTCCTATCTGTATCTTCTTGATAAAGAAGGGAATATCCTGAGCCATCAAAATGGAGATTTCCAGCCTACAGGAGATAAAGTCGTGAATGTTTCAGATGTATCCATGGATATTTTACAGAGTGTGGCGGATGCAGACCAGACAGTTAAAGCGAATGATTATGACAATGCTAAGAAAAACTTCCTGGCTATGACAGAACCGGAAAGCCAGTGGGTTGTAGGGCTTGTCTATCCTAATTCTATCATTGAGGACGAGTTGGAAAAACAGATAGTGACGAACCTGGTTGTATTTATTATCGCCCTTCTTGTATCATTGGCCATAGTGATAACAGTCCTGCGGAAGAAGCTTTTACCCATCAGCCAGGTAGTAAAGGCGGCGGAAAACATTGAGAAAGGGCACCTCCAGGTAGAGCTGGATGTGAATTCAGATGATGAAATCGGCAGGCTGGCCAATACGTTCTACAATACGGCTGAGTATTTAAGGCGCATTATCGGGGAGATATCCACGATACTGACGCAGATTTCTTCAGGCAACTTAAATATACATGCAGAAGAGGATTACAGGGGAGATTTTGTACGTATCCATGAGGCCCTGGAGAAAATCACCCATAATCTCAATGATGTAATCGGCGGAATTGACGACGCGGCTGACCAGGTTGCAGGGGGAGCTACACAAGTGGCTGACAGCGCCCAGATACTCTCCCAGGGGGCGGTAGAACAGTCAGGGCAGATTGAGGAACTAGTCCGGGGGATGGACCGGGTAAAAGACACAGTGAATGAGAACGCTGCGCGCTGTGAGGAGGCCGGTGAGGTTACAAATAATGTGGCCCAGAAGCTGGAGGAGAGCAACCAGCATATGCATGAGATGGTGGACGCTATGAATAAAATCAGCCATTCCTCTGATGAAATTGGTAAGATTATCAAGACAATTGAAGATATTGCTTTCCAAACCAACATTCTTGCCCTCAATGCCGCTGTGGAGGCGGCCCGGGCCGGTGAGGCGGGAAAGGGGTTCGCAGTCGTGGCAGATGAAGTCAGAAATCTGGCCGCTAAAAGCGCTGAGGCTGCCAAGAACACAACGACGCTCATTGAGACCTCTATCAGCACAGTAGGCGAAGGGACCCGCGTGGCCGGGGAGACGGCAGAATCCCTCACTGAAGCTGTGGATGCGGCTAAAGAAGTTGTGGAAGAGATTAAGAGAATTGTCCAGCTCTCCAATGAGCAGGCTGATGAGATTAACCAGATTTCCAGCGGTATCTCAGATATATCACAGGTGGTTCAGAGTAATTCTGCATCTGCGGAGGAAAGTGCCGCAACGAGTGAGGAATTGTCCAGCCAGGCCCATACAGTGAAGGCTCTTCTCGGAAGATTCCAGAGGCGTTAA
- a CDS encoding FMN-binding protein has product MNKKRIFLLLASVFMCLQLVSCSNGEKMQDGYYTAELSEYNNGWKEYVTICVMEDQIVSVEYNAKNASGFIKSWDMAYMRTMNAIQGTYPNKYTRTYASQLMENQNTDNIDMVSGASSSGGNFIRLADAVIEKAKNGDTTIAVVEVEE; this is encoded by the coding sequence ATGAATAAGAAGAGAATCTTTTTACTTTTGGCCAGTGTTTTCATGTGCCTGCAGCTTGTTTCCTGCAGCAATGGGGAAAAGATGCAGGATGGCTACTACACGGCAGAACTTTCTGAATATAATAATGGCTGGAAGGAATATGTGACAATCTGTGTGATGGAGGATCAGATTGTCTCGGTGGAATATAACGCCAAGAATGCCAGCGGATTTATAAAGTCCTGGGATATGGCATATATGCGGACTATGAATGCCATACAGGGAACCTATCCGAATAAATATACAAGGACTTATGCATCCCAGCTTATGGAGAACCAAAATACAGACAACATAGACATGGTCAGTGGGGCAAGCTCCTCAGGGGGGAATTTTATCCGCCTTGCAGATGCTGTTATTGAAAAAGCGAAAAATGGAGATACAACGATTGCGGTTGTGGAAGTAGAGGAATAA